In a single window of the Dasypus novemcinctus isolate mDasNov1 chromosome Y, mDasNov1.1.hap2, whole genome shotgun sequence genome:
- the LOC139438295 gene encoding endogenous retrovirus group K member 18 Pro protein-like — protein sequence MWTVPIRGTKPLMELKVEGQWLEGLLDSRAEISFIPFEIAAFNHWALEQGPQVIGATGSSNSWRCATAIKWEDREGRHGRFRPLIISTVSNILWGRDILEQMGAILTTAASTVQNPPNTKRHCSSYTT from the coding sequence ATGTGGACTGTTCCCATTAGAGGGACAAAGCCCCTCATGGAGCTTAAAGTAGAAGGTCAATGGCTAGAAGGTCTACTCGACTCCAGAGCAGAAATCTCCTTCATCCCATTTGAAATTGCTGCCTTCAACCACTGGGCCCTTGAGCAAGGGCCGCAAGTCATTGGAGCCACGGGCTCCTCCAACTCCTGGAGGTGTGCCACTGCCATCAAGTGGGAGGACAGAGAAGGCCGCCATGGCCGCTTCCGCCCCCTCATAATCTCCACCGTCTCAAACATTCTCTGGGGCCGAGACATCCTCGAACAGATGGGAGCAATTCTCACCACGGCAGCCTCCACAGTCCAAAATCCCCCCAATACTAAGCGCCACTGTTCATCTTACACCACCTGA